The following proteins are co-located in the Brevibacillus laterosporus DSM 25 genome:
- a CDS encoding Ger(x)C family spore germination protein, translated as MRQIIYKFFMGMLIVVLTGCTDRIELEDATLIVTLGLDLDEHNNLVVFEKSPIFSREVKKNTEHHDVQSSTVEQSYTNLDSVVAGSTRTGKTQLLLISKRLLQRKEILPYLDALYRDPKNSTNLRIIAIDGPVSEVVNFELKNKPRLSIYLSKLIDSSSLRHITSKVTLRKFHYMMVEPGITPFISEIKKEKEELRVLGITLLNDKGYYRTSLNLQETELLDLLRNNQKASYSFTIPVKMLGPNKKNISILVKPQKRNITTNYQHGLPQFDIEIKVVGNITERTFQMNLEKKGNKRKLEAMIENEINKLMAALIKKLQRHQVDPIGLGLYVRAYHYNKWKAMNKPWPEIFAKSSIRFQSQVEIKNIGVIK; from the coding sequence ATGAGACAAATCATATATAAATTTTTCATGGGGATGTTGATTGTTGTTTTAACAGGCTGTACTGACAGGATTGAACTAGAAGATGCCACCTTGATTGTTACATTAGGGCTTGATTTAGATGAGCATAATAATCTAGTCGTATTTGAGAAAAGCCCTATCTTTAGTCGAGAGGTAAAAAAAAACACGGAACATCATGATGTGCAATCTTCTACTGTTGAACAATCTTATACAAATTTGGATTCAGTCGTTGCTGGGTCAACACGCACTGGCAAAACACAACTCCTTTTAATTAGCAAACGTTTGTTGCAACGTAAAGAGATACTTCCCTATTTGGATGCTTTATACCGAGATCCTAAAAATTCAACAAACCTAAGAATAATCGCTATTGATGGCCCAGTTAGTGAAGTGGTTAATTTTGAGCTAAAGAATAAGCCACGTCTTTCCATTTATCTATCAAAACTTATTGATTCTTCTTCATTGCGACATATTACATCCAAAGTTACTCTGCGAAAATTCCACTACATGATGGTTGAGCCAGGCATTACCCCCTTTATCTCAGAAATAAAAAAAGAGAAGGAAGAATTGAGAGTTTTAGGTATTACACTTTTAAACGATAAAGGATATTATCGTACATCCCTCAACCTACAAGAAACAGAGCTGTTAGATTTATTAAGAAACAACCAAAAAGCATCGTATTCTTTTACTATTCCAGTGAAGATGTTAGGGCCCAACAAAAAAAACATCTCAATATTAGTTAAACCCCAAAAGCGAAATATAACTACAAATTATCAACATGGGTTACCGCAGTTTGATATTGAAATAAAAGTAGTAGGGAATATAACGGAACGTACATTCCAGATGAATCTAGAGAAGAAAGGGAATAAAAGGAAGCTTGAAGCAATGATTGAGAATGAAATTAACAAACTAATGGCAGCACTAATTAAAAAGCTACAGCGACATCAAGTAGATCCAATTGGTCTTGGTCTTTACGTCAGAGCTTATCACTATAACAAATGGAAGGCGATGAATAAGCCTTGGCCAGAAATCTTTGCAAAATCCTCCATTCGTTTTCAATCACAAGTTGAAATTAAAAATATAGGTGTAATTAAATAG
- a CDS encoding peptidoglycan DD-metalloendopeptidase family protein: protein MAFVSDVNYPSSRILESIMRRVSAYGTQPRVIIELDKMSYVPGFRQKYDAVQYVYDSVVGNMLSIDGITQLTSETDGTPINAPTELINTSMSMPILSSRTMKGKKNDNTHINGMLITDWHDSDPRCSRKRHKGIDLDCEKGDYIHAVWGGRVVQAGWLNGYGAAVYIDHGNGWSTRYAHMKPNHLLVTKGETVHAGQPIGIGWNSGLVIKGGGGDGSHLHFEVRHNDQDLNPEPFLRGEKVIQAPVRIHSTTQNSLQSAGSSVEYSMEATAYHAKCTGCTGITKGGTDVSVWKNDKIIAVDPSIIPLKSKVEVIVDGVSWGEYLADDIGGAIKGNKIDILMENDQKCRAFGRKQVLVRVKNWGDGRVRNSDGQINHTISTYQFNRTTEKISYHKDFTLKKTALDPTKYTEVVGAEQYIDYDSHNKSCHLLGFKKTNTAGQVKKFTFEHDWFKAGSLGWAYMANMELEDVVQIKVDGIVVVTIKGMNAKYGIAYPPSIPVPKGKHKIEFSLSNPSKASTGRFGILFLKAREFDVESINRKTVWDYEDTMSSAKNWLTYQQADVKDNGDYQTITTKGKEAGLERVGRVKGFPFTMQFKVKLDTNSQGRVYISDGKKVYQIEITDEGIGTNGGTYKIDNKKDFVEYVVVCHNETDMDVYVKKLLPDDKEKWENTGVRGTAVPYGTNRILFAVTKGALHLTDVKYAFDNYAIEQFATHIENMYKEKWYEVGSFQYEDTFLLENDIMSWEVNSHLDTSSTTAAITLNNATGQYSPTFERNTIFPDTYKNLPSPYSYWEEGEMRHVISEGTPIRIYAGYGEDVVRIFTGLIKGEIEEDAEAKTITFHCVDRYDVLEEFVFYKPMSYPPEEAYAGDGGAFAWLKSSIVEDIAVTAGLSNWRIHYEDTKYPDYEIEDTVYIDVNKGKNTFMKFNRKTNELEAVTQESVKTVGGWQNPFVASVTFQAGTRAADAIQSLLQDMPYRVYCDRYGTFHVKRLSFLDVPQWQMIDSTKWDFVDSNNLLEMTSSTDYSRIRNHLMIWGSAGSVEHFFDKGLLVATKGSIRTAGMHMPWIEEKDGATMRGLKEEIANKIFFDMKRQARTKNVVVKGNPYIELLDGCYVYDENTYTAGYYLIKGNRLVGNENGMVNFLELTWHSLPQPT, encoded by the coding sequence ATGGCTTTTGTAAGTGATGTGAACTATCCTTCCTCCAGAATACTGGAATCTATTATGAGACGGGTAAGTGCGTATGGTACACAACCACGTGTAATTATAGAGCTAGATAAGATGTCATACGTGCCTGGATTTCGGCAAAAATATGATGCCGTACAGTACGTGTATGATTCAGTTGTAGGAAATATGCTGTCCATCGATGGGATTACCCAATTGACTAGCGAAACAGATGGTACACCAATTAACGCCCCGACCGAACTGATTAATACAAGTATGTCAATGCCAATTTTGTCAAGCAGAACGATGAAAGGTAAAAAGAATGACAATACTCATATAAATGGGATGCTGATTACAGATTGGCATGACTCCGATCCAAGGTGTTCCCGAAAAAGGCATAAAGGGATCGATTTGGACTGTGAAAAAGGAGACTATATACATGCGGTATGGGGAGGTCGTGTCGTTCAAGCAGGATGGTTAAATGGTTACGGTGCCGCTGTGTACATTGATCACGGAAACGGTTGGTCTACTCGTTATGCTCATATGAAACCGAACCATTTGTTAGTTACAAAAGGGGAAACGGTTCATGCAGGTCAACCAATTGGGATTGGCTGGAATTCGGGACTCGTGATTAAAGGAGGGGGAGGTGACGGTTCACATCTCCACTTTGAGGTACGACATAATGATCAAGATCTAAATCCAGAGCCATTCTTACGAGGGGAAAAGGTGATTCAGGCACCAGTACGCATTCATTCAACAACACAAAATTCCTTGCAATCAGCAGGCTCATCTGTTGAGTATTCGATGGAAGCGACTGCGTATCATGCAAAATGTACGGGGTGTACAGGTATTACAAAAGGGGGAACGGATGTTAGTGTCTGGAAAAATGATAAAATCATCGCTGTTGATCCCTCTATCATACCTCTTAAGAGTAAAGTAGAAGTTATTGTCGATGGTGTTAGCTGGGGAGAATACCTTGCAGATGACATTGGTGGAGCGATCAAGGGTAACAAGATTGATATTTTAATGGAGAACGATCAAAAGTGCAGGGCATTTGGAAGAAAACAAGTTCTGGTTCGGGTAAAGAACTGGGGAGATGGTAGGGTACGCAATTCAGATGGACAGATTAATCACACCATTTCTACCTATCAATTTAATCGGACAACAGAAAAGATTTCTTATCATAAGGATTTTACCCTGAAAAAGACGGCATTAGATCCCACTAAGTATACAGAGGTAGTGGGTGCTGAGCAGTATATCGATTACGATTCTCACAATAAATCCTGTCATCTCCTTGGATTTAAGAAAACGAATACAGCTGGACAGGTTAAAAAATTCACCTTTGAGCACGACTGGTTTAAGGCTGGTAGTTTAGGCTGGGCGTACATGGCTAATATGGAATTAGAAGATGTGGTTCAGATCAAGGTAGATGGGATCGTAGTAGTTACGATTAAGGGGATGAATGCCAAGTATGGGATAGCATATCCACCATCTATCCCCGTTCCAAAAGGAAAACACAAAATCGAGTTTTCTTTATCAAATCCTTCCAAAGCTTCTACAGGTCGTTTCGGCATTCTTTTCTTAAAAGCACGTGAGTTCGATGTGGAATCTATTAACAGGAAAACGGTTTGGGATTACGAAGATACGATGAGCTCCGCGAAGAACTGGCTTACCTATCAACAAGCAGATGTTAAAGATAATGGTGATTATCAAACCATCACGACCAAGGGTAAGGAAGCAGGTTTAGAGCGAGTGGGACGCGTGAAAGGCTTCCCATTTACTATGCAATTTAAGGTCAAGCTTGACACAAATTCCCAAGGGAGGGTATATATCTCCGATGGAAAAAAAGTATATCAGATCGAGATTACCGATGAAGGGATCGGCACCAATGGTGGAACGTATAAAATAGACAACAAAAAGGATTTTGTGGAGTATGTTGTCGTTTGTCACAATGAAACAGATATGGATGTGTACGTTAAGAAGCTACTCCCCGATGATAAAGAAAAGTGGGAAAATACGGGAGTACGTGGAACGGCTGTTCCATATGGGACAAACCGTATTTTGTTTGCTGTTACTAAAGGAGCACTTCACCTTACAGATGTGAAGTATGCATTTGATAATTATGCTATTGAACAGTTTGCTACCCACATTGAGAATATGTACAAAGAAAAATGGTATGAGGTAGGGAGTTTTCAATATGAGGATACGTTCCTATTAGAGAATGACATCATGTCATGGGAAGTGAACTCTCATCTAGATACCTCCTCTACTACTGCTGCTATCACGCTAAATAACGCAACAGGCCAATATTCTCCTACATTTGAGCGAAATACCATTTTTCCTGATACCTATAAAAATCTTCCGTCTCCCTATTCATATTGGGAGGAAGGAGAAATGCGCCATGTTATTAGTGAAGGGACGCCTATCCGAATCTATGCTGGCTATGGGGAAGATGTGGTTCGCATTTTTACAGGACTGATTAAGGGAGAAATTGAAGAGGACGCCGAGGCTAAAACCATCACCTTTCATTGTGTTGATCGATACGATGTCTTAGAAGAATTTGTATTTTACAAACCGATGTCCTATCCACCAGAAGAAGCATATGCAGGTGATGGAGGAGCATTTGCATGGTTAAAATCTAGTATTGTTGAAGATATCGCAGTTACAGCTGGATTAAGCAATTGGCGTATTCATTATGAAGATACGAAATATCCCGATTATGAAATTGAGGATACGGTCTACATTGATGTCAATAAAGGAAAGAACACCTTTATGAAATTTAACAGGAAGACAAATGAATTAGAGGCAGTTACCCAAGAAAGCGTGAAAACAGTGGGGGGATGGCAAAATCCTTTTGTTGCGTCTGTCACCTTCCAAGCAGGGACCAGAGCGGCAGATGCCATTCAGTCATTGCTACAAGATATGCCCTATAGAGTCTACTGTGATCGATATGGAACCTTTCATGTGAAACGTCTTTCCTTTCTGGATGTTCCCCAATGGCAAATGATAGATTCAACGAAATGGGACTTTGTCGATAGTAACAACTTACTAGAAATGACCTCCTCTACGGATTATTCTCGTATTCGGAATCACTTGATGATTTGGGGTTCAGCAGGTTCAGTAGAGCATTTTTTTGATAAGGGTTTATTGGTGGCAACGAAAGGAAGTATTCGAACAGCAGGTATGCATATGCCTTGGATTGAGGAAAAGGATGGAGCTACCATGCGTGGGCTTAAGGAAGAGATTGCCAATAAAATTTTCTTTGATATGAAACGCCAAGCTAGAACAAAAAACGTAGTAGTCAAAGGCAATCCATATATTGAATTGCTGGACGGTTGCTACGTCTATGACGAAAATACCTACACAGCAGGCTACTATCTGATTAAGGGAAACAGGCTTGTTGGCAATGAGAATGGTATGGTTAACTTTTTGGAACTTACCTGGCATTCTTTACCACAGCCTACATAG
- a CDS encoding DnaA N-terminal domain-containing protein → MKKKKHLSLKQLTYYRIEKTGIKKPVSRIRMVKGKPVEQTYDQEVLQRVYYTYQDFQSLRLEKLGVNLPIDNKGFTTISNYFLDFWGAVMGATATSLYIHLTRYCYGDKDFCFPDLPTIALKMQITTTTLNKYMDILEQHGFIFRFWLQNPEENNNDCGIIYKVRRTIPILSRELVENLPKPFQTMHDQYIEQIMEVTHIELAESYDYTNDFEKLREKGKLGRLPINLSPAERILYAKKKITTIMDQRSIADKKLWISVLTYIQQRLTINSFKTWYADTFCITREEELIIYAKNTFHRDWLSSRYRELIMEALHNASHFFEKITFVACIDENE, encoded by the coding sequence ATGAAAAAAAAGAAACATCTAAGTCTGAAACAATTAACATATTATCGAATTGAAAAAACCGGAATTAAAAAACCTGTCTCACGGATAAGAATGGTCAAAGGAAAGCCTGTTGAGCAGACGTATGATCAAGAAGTTTTACAACGGGTCTATTACACCTATCAAGATTTTCAGTCTCTTCGTCTGGAAAAACTAGGGGTAAATCTACCAATTGATAACAAAGGATTTACTACGATTAGTAATTATTTTTTGGACTTCTGGGGTGCTGTGATGGGAGCAACAGCTACTTCTCTTTATATTCATCTTACAAGATATTGCTATGGAGACAAGGATTTCTGCTTTCCTGATTTACCTACCATCGCCTTAAAAATGCAGATTACAACCACGACATTAAATAAATATATGGACATTCTTGAACAACACGGCTTTATATTTAGATTTTGGTTACAAAATCCTGAGGAAAATAATAATGATTGTGGAATTATCTATAAAGTAAGACGTACAATTCCCATTCTAAGTAGAGAGTTAGTTGAAAACTTACCCAAGCCCTTTCAAACCATGCACGATCAATACATTGAACAAATCATGGAGGTTACTCATATTGAGCTTGCTGAAAGTTATGATTACACAAATGATTTCGAGAAATTACGTGAAAAAGGCAAGCTTGGTAGGCTCCCCATTAACCTCTCACCTGCTGAACGTATCTTGTATGCTAAAAAGAAGATTACAACTATTATGGATCAAAGGAGTATAGCAGATAAAAAACTATGGATTAGCGTCCTGACTTATATCCAGCAACGGCTAACTATTAACTCCTTTAAAACCTGGTATGCCGACACATTCTGTATCACAAGAGAAGAGGAGCTGATCATCTACGCCAAGAACACTTTTCATCGAGATTGGTTATCCAGTCGTTATCGGGAATTAATTATGGAGGCTCTCCACAACGCGTCCCATTTCTTTGAAAAAATAACTTTTGTGGCATGTATAGATGAAAATGAGTAA
- a CDS encoding DUF3238 domain-containing protein → MKSEEANDSEMVLKGEELFYNYVSIIKIVEKEKVSPLGISSNNDVDNKRDVEYFGGDNRDFAVAHSRFRTQINIESDFTDEDTTLSKKVNSSTFYDSNKKLLKTKNAGSNGISLDERVVNMDNIKFDLEHSVGIPYLEGSLKFTPPGIDYAFTASLFREDGDYKIKGWHDGAPSHEFYISFDDGPYEELFQHALYDFFYLFELTPKHYFNISNLTGRLGALKLPVFSP, encoded by the coding sequence TTGAAAAGTGAAGAAGCTAATGATTCCGAAATGGTTTTAAAAGGCGAAGAACTCTTCTATAATTATGTTTCAATTATTAAAATTGTAGAGAAAGAAAAAGTATCTCCGTTAGGAATTTCTTCAAATAATGATGTAGATAACAAGAGGGACGTTGAATATTTTGGTGGAGATAATAGAGATTTTGCAGTTGCCCATTCTCGCTTTAGAACTCAGATAAATATTGAATCGGATTTTACAGATGAAGATACAACTCTATCCAAAAAAGTGAATAGCTCAACTTTTTATGACTCTAATAAAAAATTACTTAAAACAAAAAATGCAGGTAGTAATGGAATTAGCTTAGATGAAAGGGTTGTAAATATGGATAATATCAAATTTGATCTTGAACATTCAGTTGGAATTCCATATTTAGAAGGATCTTTAAAGTTTACTCCGCCAGGAATTGATTACGCTTTTACTGCAAGTCTTTTTAGAGAAGACGGTGACTATAAAATTAAGGGTTGGCATGATGGGGCACCAAGTCATGAGTTCTACATATCTTTTGATGATGGTCCATACGAAGAATTATTTCAACACGCTCTTTATGATTTCTTTTATTTATTCGAACTCACTCCAAAACATTATTTTAATATCTCTAATTTAACTGGAAGACTGGGAGCCCTTAAGCTTCCGGTTTTTTCACCTTAG
- a CDS encoding flagellin translates to MRINHNVSALNTHRQLGVNTGASGKNLEKLSSGLRINRAGDDAAGLAISEKMRGQIRGLEMASKNAQDGISLIQTAEGALTETHSILQRMRELAVQASSDTNEGVDRQKLQAEVDELSKEIKRISTDTEFNNQKVLDGSFEDKTFHIGANQGQSIKLSINDMSNSELGVNGLKNETTQAVLGVKVTNRDGETDIVIDVTAKAAVAVTETTASVDKDGTVKLTLAQDAAGAVTATKADVLEALKKTGLEVTDDATAGTAIVAAAAFGQSYTSAKADATNPAQVDDTKGVNISTQKAADKAITTINNALNKVSEERSKLGANQNRLEHTINNLGATAENLTAAESRIRDVDMAKEMMDFTKNNILTQAAQAMLAQANQQPQGVLQLLR, encoded by the coding sequence ATGAGAATCAATCACAACGTATCAGCATTAAACACACACCGTCAACTAGGTGTAAACACTGGCGCATCTGGTAAAAACCTGGAGAAATTATCTTCTGGTCTTCGCATCAACCGTGCAGGTGATGACGCAGCTGGTCTAGCAATCTCCGAAAAAATGCGTGGACAAATCCGCGGTCTAGAAATGGCTTCTAAAAATGCTCAAGATGGTATTTCTTTGATCCAAACAGCTGAGGGTGCATTGACTGAAACACACAGCATTCTACAACGTATGCGTGAACTAGCAGTTCAAGCTTCTTCTGACACTAATGAAGGCGTTGACCGTCAAAAGCTACAAGCAGAGGTTGATGAGTTGTCCAAAGAAATCAAACGTATTTCTACAGACACAGAGTTCAACAACCAAAAAGTATTGGATGGTTCTTTCGAAGACAAAACATTCCATATCGGTGCTAACCAAGGACAAAGCATCAAATTGAGCATCAACGACATGAGCAACTCAGAGCTTGGTGTGAACGGACTAAAAAATGAAACAACGCAAGCTGTACTTGGTGTTAAGGTTACGAATCGTGATGGTGAAACAGACATTGTCATTGATGTTACTGCTAAAGCAGCGGTTGCGGTTACTGAAACTACTGCATCCGTTGATAAAGATGGAACAGTCAAATTAACTTTAGCACAGGATGCTGCAGGTGCAGTTACAGCTACAAAGGCAGATGTATTAGAAGCGTTAAAGAAAACTGGATTAGAAGTTACGGATGACGCTACTGCTGGTACTGCTATCGTTGCAGCCGCTGCTTTTGGACAATCGTATACATCAGCAAAAGCAGATGCAACGAACCCAGCTCAGGTTGATGACACAAAAGGTGTTAACATCTCCACCCAAAAAGCAGCAGACAAAGCGATCACAACCATCAACAACGCTCTTAACAAAGTATCTGAAGAGCGCTCTAAACTAGGTGCAAACCAAAACCGTCTAGAGCACACAATCAACAACTTGGGAGCAACTGCAGAGAACCTAACAGCTGCAGAATCCCGTATCCGTGACGTTGATATGGCGAAAGAAATGATGGACTTCACTAAAAACAACATTCTTACTCAAGCAGCTCAAGCAATGCTTGCACAAGCTAACCAACAACCTCAAGGCGTACTTCAATTACTTCGTTAA
- a CDS encoding DUF4309 domain-containing protein translates to MNLQKILQKKLRIKSTDKLTQPLDPKKHKLLLAIKEQAEKGKLKGITTSLGTAYKEIEKTYGKPKSISNDECWTYSYDHPKTTADFYYDHDSCGEELNQVKPTTKLNRITVEPAYYDVKLTENDIRKGLGEPTNAYDNEAYGGYDMYYNVGKYQIFIKIDNNSPDRSVSTISVRTPLDFDK, encoded by the coding sequence ATGAATCTCCAGAAAATACTACAGAAAAAACTTCGGATAAAATCCACAGATAAGCTCACACAACCTCTCGATCCGAAAAAACACAAGCTACTCCTCGCTATAAAAGAACAGGCTGAGAAAGGTAAACTGAAAGGTATTACGACTTCATTAGGCACCGCTTACAAAGAGATAGAGAAAACCTACGGAAAGCCTAAAAGCATTTCAAATGATGAATGCTGGACGTATAGTTATGATCATCCCAAGACCACAGCCGATTTCTATTATGACCATGATTCTTGCGGAGAAGAATTAAATCAGGTCAAGCCAACTACCAAATTGAACCGAATAACTGTCGAACCAGCCTATTACGATGTCAAGCTTACAGAAAATGATATTAGAAAAGGCTTAGGCGAACCAACTAATGCTTATGATAATGAAGCCTATGGCGGTTATGATATGTATTATAATGTAGGAAAATATCAAATTTTCATAAAGATAGACAATAATTCTCCAGATCGAAGCGTAAGTACTATTTCGGTTAGAACCCCCCTTGATTTTGATAAGTAA
- a CDS encoding S-layer homology domain-containing protein, with the protein MTQQNSFHSEDYIYKKRLFYDNGIRFTEVKAKLINDYKPPSPSLKTHVNQTLSSSAGLISHGTSHYTTTLTLLFYSKKEFADWLQFSGAKHRYYDEKGTIYVGILTGEPDINTAEMETKYIVTIGLSLIRKQEHEYRYINQFIDMEKHWAKTYVDEMQQRGLIANYEDEGEAVSYFRPDKVCTRAEGITFLMRTYRHIDRILRGY; encoded by the coding sequence GTGACCCAACAAAACAGCTTTCATTCAGAGGATTACATATATAAAAAGCGTCTCTTTTATGATAATGGCATACGTTTTACCGAGGTAAAAGCAAAGCTTATCAATGATTACAAACCACCTTCTCCTAGTCTAAAAACACATGTAAATCAGACACTGTCGTCTTCTGCTGGATTGATCAGTCATGGAACCTCTCATTATACGACGACGCTTACTTTATTGTTTTACAGTAAAAAGGAATTTGCTGACTGGTTACAGTTTAGTGGAGCTAAGCATCGTTACTATGATGAAAAAGGAACGATTTATGTCGGGATTCTTACAGGGGAACCAGACATTAACACAGCTGAAATGGAAACGAAGTATATTGTGACAATTGGGCTTTCCCTTATCCGTAAGCAAGAGCACGAATACCGATATATCAATCAATTTATTGATATGGAGAAGCATTGGGCAAAAACATATGTTGACGAAATGCAACAGAGAGGATTAATCGCTAACTATGAAGATGAAGGTGAAGCGGTTTCTTATTTCCGACCTGACAAAGTATGTACACGAGCAGAAGGAATCACCTTTTTGATGAGGACATACCGTCATATTGATCGGATTCTAAGGGGGTATTAA
- a CDS encoding fumarylacetoacetate hydrolase family protein codes for MEQVQNIFCVGRNYRLHAAELGNQVPTSPFLFMKPTHAQVIADGQDIQLPSDQGAIHYEVELVVHINQAYKKGMKADELIDRVSLGIDFTMRDLQDQLKEKKLPWLLAKGFRNSAILTASEPISSITELEKVDFGLLINGQEVQRGNITDMIFDIQALVDFTGEHFGLGKGDVLFTGTPAGVGAISNGDHLELVFGDKVLGSCVIKLS; via the coding sequence ATGGAACAAGTGCAAAACATCTTTTGTGTAGGTCGTAATTATCGTTTACATGCGGCAGAACTAGGTAATCAGGTGCCAACATCTCCATTTCTTTTTATGAAACCAACTCATGCTCAGGTGATTGCAGATGGTCAAGATATCCAATTGCCAAGTGATCAGGGGGCTATTCACTATGAAGTGGAGCTTGTCGTACATATAAATCAAGCTTATAAAAAGGGAATGAAAGCTGACGAATTAATCGATCGCGTTTCACTAGGTATTGATTTTACAATGCGAGATTTACAGGACCAATTGAAAGAAAAAAAGCTTCCTTGGCTATTGGCTAAAGGCTTCCGCAACTCAGCTATCCTTACTGCGAGTGAACCAATTAGTAGTATTACCGAGCTAGAAAAGGTTGATTTCGGCCTGTTGATAAATGGCCAGGAAGTGCAACGTGGCAATATCACAGATATGATCTTTGACATTCAGGCTCTGGTTGATTTTACAGGGGAGCATTTTGGTCTAGGAAAAGGAGATGTCCTATTCACAGGCACACCGGCAGGAGTGGGTGCGATTTCCAATGGTGACCACTTGGAGCTGGTTTTTGGGGATAAGGTGTTAGGAAGCTGTGTGATTAAACTTAGTTAA
- a CDS encoding flagellin — MRINHNVSALNTHRQLGVNTGASGKNLEKLSSGLRINRAGDDAAGLAISEKMRGQIRGLEMATKNAQDGISLIQTAEGALTETHSILQRMRELAVQASSDTNEGVDRQKLQAEVDELSKEIKRISTDTEFNNQKVLDGSFDDKTFHIGANQGQNIKLSINDMSNKELGVSGLKNDTTHADLGVTVTNRDGESDIVIEVQADAGVDINETTASIDKDGKVILTLAQKDDGTVTATKADVLEALKKAGLEVKDDGTAAGTIPAATLGKTYTSTKADPTNPAQIDDTTGVNISTQKAADKAITTINNALNKVSEERSKLGANQNRLEHTINNLGATAENLTAAESRIRDVDMAKEMMDFTKNNILTQAAQAMLAQANQQPQGVLQLLR; from the coding sequence ATGAGAATCAATCACAACGTATCAGCACTAAACACACACCGTCAACTAGGTGTAAACACTGGCGCATCTGGTAAGAACTTGGAGAAATTGTCTTCTGGTCTTCGCATCAACCGTGCAGGTGATGACGCAGCTGGTCTAGCAATCTCTGAAAAAATGCGTGGACAAATCCGCGGTTTGGAAATGGCTACTAAAAATGCACAAGATGGTATCTCTTTGATCCAAACAGCTGAAGGTGCATTAACTGAAACACACAGCATTCTACAACGTATGCGTGAACTAGCCGTTCAAGCATCTTCTGACACAAACGAAGGTGTTGACCGTCAAAAGCTACAAGCAGAGGTTGATGAACTGTCGAAAGAAATCAAACGTATTTCTACAGATACAGAATTCAACAACCAAAAAGTATTGGATGGATCTTTTGATGATAAAACGTTCCATATCGGTGCTAACCAAGGACAAAACATTAAACTAAGTATTAACGACATGAGTAACAAAGAACTTGGTGTAAGCGGTCTTAAAAATGATACAACACATGCTGATCTTGGTGTTACCGTTACTAACCGAGATGGTGAATCAGACATTGTAATTGAAGTTCAAGCTGACGCAGGTGTTGATATCAACGAAACTACTGCTTCTATTGATAAAGATGGAAAAGTTATATTAACTTTAGCACAAAAAGATGATGGTACAGTTACAGCTACGAAAGCAGATGTACTAGAAGCTTTAAAGAAAGCTGGATTAGAAGTTAAAGATGACGGTACAGCAGCTGGTACAATTCCAGCAGCTACTCTTGGAAAAACCTATACATCAACAAAAGCAGATCCAACTAACCCAGCTCAAATTGATGATACAACTGGTGTTAACATCTCCACTCAAAAAGCAGCAGACAAAGCAATCACAACAATCAACAACGCTCTTAACAAAGTATCCGAAGAGCGCTCTAAACTAGGTGCAAACCAAAACCGTCTAGAGCACACCATCAACAACTTGGGAGCAACTGCAGAGAACTTGACAGCAGCAGAATCCCGTATCCGCGACGTTGATATGGCGAAAGAAATGATGGACTTCACGAAGAACAACATCTTGACTCAAGCAGCACAAGCAATGCTTGCACAAGCTAACCAACAACCTCAAGGCGTACTTCAATTACTTCGTTAA
- a CDS encoding phage terminase small subunit-related protein yields the protein MARARSPNREKAETMYLESGGNMLLKDIAEQLGVSDSQIRKWKNQDQWE from the coding sequence ATGGCTAGAGCAAGAAGTCCAAATAGAGAAAAAGCCGAAACAATGTATCTCGAAAGTGGCGGAAACATGCTTTTGAAAGACATTGCGGAACAACTTGGGGTAAGTGATTCACAAATACGTAAGTGGAAAAATCAAGACCAATGGGAATAG